The Cryptococcus neoformans var. neoformans B-3501A chromosome 7, whole genome shotgun sequence genome window below encodes:
- a CDS encoding hypothetical protein (HMMPfam hit to Epimerase, NAD dependent epimerase/dehydratase family, score: -83.2, E(): 9.3e-08) → MTFNICITGAAGHVGKVVSRAALAKGHRVFGVDLPANSGVSGNDKYNYKQLDVRDDTALKTAMKEQGCDAMIHLAAVLNNPNSVHKGKDWTESDIHNINTSMSYGILRASSDLGVKRVVQASSVNAIGMRPFAVGSNPPTFDYFPLDENHPLRPQAAYDLSKQICEVQAGAFARKYPWMRIASFRYHWVVDSSLFNLETLHKRGGEPKDLWGYISEKDVAEATLLGLTAPEATFPNGHEAFFVVAPVQHQQAATIPLIDKWYPNVEKRREWKGNEGLYDCSKAKRFLGWEAKEYFPWYP, encoded by the exons ATGACATTCAACATCTGTATTACCGGCGCTGCGGGTCATGTCGGCAAAGTGGTGTCTCGTGCGGCACTTGCCAAGGGGCATAGGGTGTTCGGCGTCGATCTGCCAGCGAACTCAGGCGTCAGCGGGAACGATAAGTACAACTACAAGCAACTCGATGTGCGGGATGACACGGCGTTGAAGACTGcgatgaaggagcaggGCTGTGATGCCATGATACATCTTGCAGCGGTCTTGAACAACCCTAACAGTGTACACAAAGGGAAAGACTGGACTGAATCG GATATTCACAACATCAACACGTCAATGTCATATGGGATTCTCCGGGCTTCATCTGACCTTGGGGTCAAGCGGGTGGTACAAGCGTCCAGTGTGAATGCTATCGGCATGC GCCCGTTCGCAGTTGGCTCTAATCCCCCCACGTTCGACTATTTTCCGTTGGACGAGAACCATCCTTTACGCCCACAAGCCGCGTACGATCTCAGCAAGCA GATCTGCGAAGTGCAAGCAGGCGCCTTTGCTCGAAAATACCCATGGATGCGAATCGCCTCCTTCCGTTATCATTGGGTCGTTGACTCGTCCTTGTTCAACCTCGAGACGCTGCACAAACGTGGAGGAGAGCCGAAGGATCTGTGGGGCTACATCTCCGAGAAGGACGTTGCTGAGGCGACCCTGTTGGGATTGACAGCTCCAGAAGCGACCTTTCCCAACGGTCACGAggccttcttcgtcgtaGCGCCGGTACAGCATCAACAGGCTGCTACTATTCCGCTCATCGACAAGTGGTATCCTAACgtcgagaagagaagggaatGGAAGGGTAACGAGGGACTGTACGATTGTAGCAAGGCCAAGCGGTTCTTGGGCTGGGAGGCAAAGGAGTACTTCCCATGGTACCCTTAG